One region of Anaerolineales bacterium genomic DNA includes:
- a CDS encoding class I SAM-dependent methyltransferase — protein sequence WTGSKKGHRTVPERRGDPQSNAVGDERRLLREHWDRIARDMPDLLPAASTRYYRQMEIALIRRHVGDLRGKKVLKLDLWNEAVNTRILNWMADNGAWTCGLDISHQTAARAERSARDHTQKPGFLQAEIRGLPFADDTFDFVYTMGTIEHIDDQVASLREIERVLKAGGIAIVGVPHKWDLFLRPLFVYALTSIGKYLYAPEKCMSAGELRRAVTQSGLQVRTRTGLLLMPGILRMADLFFLSRGIPLRRLTPLLLWPFEQLERRSSWARKFGYLLTLVVEKPAA from the coding sequence GGTGGACTGGCTCGAAGAAGGGACACAGGACCGTGCCTGAGCGCCGCGGTGACCCGCAGTCCAACGCCGTGGGGGACGAGCGTAGACTCCTGCGCGAGCATTGGGACCGAATCGCCCGGGATATGCCCGACCTGCTGCCGGCCGCCTCGACGCGCTACTACCGGCAGATGGAGATCGCCTTGATCCGGCGCCACGTCGGCGATCTGCGCGGCAAGAAGGTCTTGAAGCTTGACCTGTGGAACGAGGCCGTCAACACGCGCATCCTGAACTGGATGGCAGATAACGGCGCCTGGACCTGCGGGTTGGACATCAGCCATCAAACCGCCGCACGAGCCGAACGCAGCGCGCGCGATCACACCCAAAAGCCCGGATTCCTGCAGGCGGAGATACGCGGCCTTCCCTTTGCGGATGACACTTTCGACTTCGTCTATACCATGGGAACGATCGAACACATCGACGATCAAGTAGCTTCGCTGCGCGAAATCGAGCGAGTGCTCAAAGCCGGGGGAATCGCCATCGTCGGCGTGCCGCACAAATGGGATCTGTTCCTGCGGCCGCTGTTCGTTTACGCTTTGACGTCGATCGGGAAATATCTCTACGCGCCCGAGAAGTGCATGAGCGCCGGGGAGCTGCGGCGCGCGGTCACGCAAAGCGGTCTGCAGGTGCGGACGCGCACCGGCCTGCTGCTCATGCCGGGAATCCTGCGCATGGCCGACCTGTTCTTCCTCAGCAGGGGAATCCCGCTGCGGCGGCTGACTCCCTTACTGCTCTGGCCCTTCGAGCAGCTCGAACGGCGCAGTTCGTGGGCTCGCAAATTCGGTTATTTGCTCACCCTCGTCGTTGAAAAACCTGCAGCGTAG